In a single window of the Methylophaga frappieri genome:
- a CDS encoding OmpA family protein has product MNLFVKLAATVMTVSLLAACAGQDKRTADTYLLCSASGAIVGGAGVGAVSGGAGAVGGAVAGSQLALLLCGPDEMPAEPEPVEEPVVCEMTAPAGALTDQNGCAFDSDNDGVVDGIDMCPATPEGVQVDSEGCPLDSDGDGVADYRDLCPGTPAGVKVDRDGCPVSGANILSLTGVNFAFDKAVLTPEAEMILDDAVAQIKDTDDVLEVRVEGHTDSVGPEAYNLNLSQRRAEAVVDYLVANGVNGSQLVPVGMGEGQPVADNSTSQGRAENRRVDFVVVE; this is encoded by the coding sequence ATGAATTTATTTGTCAAACTTGCTGCGACTGTGATGACAGTCAGCCTGTTGGCTGCCTGCGCCGGCCAAGATAAACGTACAGCCGATACTTACCTGCTTTGTTCTGCCAGTGGTGCCATTGTCGGTGGTGCAGGTGTTGGTGCGGTGAGTGGTGGTGCCGGTGCTGTTGGTGGTGCCGTTGCTGGCTCACAATTGGCCTTGTTACTCTGCGGTCCGGACGAAATGCCTGCTGAGCCAGAGCCTGTTGAAGAACCTGTAGTGTGTGAAATGACAGCGCCCGCGGGTGCTCTGACAGACCAAAATGGTTGTGCTTTCGATAGTGATAATGATGGTGTCGTTGATGGTATCGATATGTGTCCAGCAACCCCTGAAGGTGTTCAAGTAGACAGTGAAGGCTGCCCATTAGATTCTGATGGTGATGGCGTTGCAGACTACAGAGACCTGTGCCCAGGTACGCCTGCTGGTGTCAAAGTGGATAGAGATGGCTGCCCAGTAAGTGGTGCCAACATTCTGTCATTGACCGGTGTTAACTTTGCCTTTGATAAAGCGGTTCTGACACCAGAAGCTGAAATGATTCTGGATGATGCGGTCGCACAAATCAAAGATACCGATGATGTTTTGGAAGTTCGCGTTGAAGGTCATACTGACAGCGTGGGTCCTGAAGCTTACAACCTGAATCTGTCTCAGCGTCGTGCTGAAGCTGTAGTCGATTATCTGGTTGCAAACGGCGTTAATGGTTCACAACTGGTGCCAGTTGGTATGGGTGAAGGTCAGCCAGTTGCCGACAACAGCACTAGCCAAGGTCGTGCTGAAAACCGTCGTGTTGATTTCGTTGTTGTTGAATAA
- a CDS encoding PAS domain S-box protein, which yields MQWLETFFVTESDQLAQISGVYNYDLVVLSIIVASVASFIALHFASMSRAILVSSHRHLAIMIGAAIMAGGVWSMHFVGMLAYNMGSHVGYDTTLTLLSIIPVLVAAYIALKMLQKSHLTLWQLIISSVCVGAGIGIMHYTGMAAMQMHVSLQYDPLLFGTSIIVAVILAFIALSARYYLRLVWQHISMTKVNGISAVIMGLAISGMHYTGMAAARYVVTDETVVAHAMQNEHLQLSYIVAFTTLLISILTAALASQLRYRQLLIEKTANERRLQTMMETAVDGILTVDANGIIRDFNRSAIEIFGWQSDEIIGQPFLKLVPDDAQAEFHDYLTSFQQTNTTQLSGQARETFAKHKQGHTFPIRLGVGHINLSEVGSMFVGFVTDISQRWAMEEQLRKSEEKFSSLVKNIPGASFRCLIDANWTAIFVSDAIYDLTGWHPDDFYNKRIELADVIHPDDVAKTNQAVQVALDTKSNYSIEFRYNHRDGRTLWVLEHGSIIWENEEPVWIDGLILDITDRVEMEDNLRKAKVKAEISAESKAQFLANMSHEIRTPMNAIIGFTNVLIDADDMPEGNRGHLQTISQSASSLLHLLNDILDSAKLEKNKLELDETTFDLTRLVDSVISTLWLQAKHKGLYLNFELPDNIHTAYRGDENRLRQVLINIIGNAIKFTEQGGVNLSVSINAQQHICFSIEDTGIGMDSATLDKVFEPFSQADASMSRRFGGTGLGTTISKQLVELMGGKLQASSEPGIGSRFYFALPLKKTQLDPGKVAENQLIHLLPKRVLIADDIQQNLTLLTLILERQKHIVIQAENGEQALDIFKKSQPDIILMDLQMPVMDGFTATKMIRIYEAENQLTPTPIVALTASVLSEDKIEAKLAGMDGFAHKPIDIRALNVEMARVLGLLDETIETAEALNKNKVTSTPNINLEHGTALWGDEATYLHEIGRFWQQHHDIVDTLTTLCETKDWSALRSTAHKLKGLSGNLGLTKIYHCAVQMEQYIAKQNSEKTLADIESLRVAMGLFHDEMSSLSQAINQSQNMPNSVESLNADALQNLLTSLTKMAQLGEVDEELIQQLVKGVPADLHRTASAVQTALDDFDFNGAQDHLAVIQARLANES from the coding sequence ATGCAGTGGCTGGAAACATTTTTTGTTACTGAGTCCGACCAATTAGCCCAAATTAGTGGCGTGTATAACTACGATTTGGTCGTGCTTTCGATTATTGTCGCATCGGTCGCCTCATTTATCGCCTTGCATTTTGCATCGATGAGCAGAGCTATTTTGGTCAGCAGTCATCGGCACCTGGCCATTATGATTGGTGCAGCCATCATGGCTGGCGGCGTATGGAGTATGCATTTCGTTGGTATGCTGGCATACAACATGGGGTCACATGTCGGTTACGACACTACGCTCACTTTACTCTCCATCATCCCCGTTTTAGTAGCAGCCTATATCGCACTAAAGATGTTACAAAAATCTCATCTCACCCTGTGGCAACTTATTATCAGCAGTGTGTGTGTCGGTGCGGGGATCGGTATCATGCATTACACCGGTATGGCGGCAATGCAGATGCATGTTTCATTGCAATATGACCCTCTGCTATTTGGCACTTCGATAATTGTCGCCGTCATTTTGGCTTTTATTGCACTTTCGGCACGCTATTATCTCCGCCTCGTTTGGCAACACATCTCGATGACCAAAGTTAATGGTATTAGCGCGGTCATTATGGGGCTCGCTATTTCAGGCATGCATTACACCGGTATGGCTGCTGCACGATATGTTGTCACCGACGAGACAGTCGTGGCGCACGCGATGCAAAATGAACATTTGCAGTTATCGTACATCGTTGCATTTACCACTTTATTGATTTCTATTCTGACGGCAGCGCTTGCTTCTCAGTTGCGTTATCGACAGTTGCTGATTGAAAAGACAGCGAATGAGCGGCGTTTACAAACAATGATGGAAACGGCAGTCGATGGCATTTTAACGGTCGATGCCAATGGCATTATCCGGGATTTTAACCGTTCTGCTATCGAGATTTTTGGCTGGCAATCTGATGAAATCATTGGCCAACCATTTTTGAAATTAGTCCCTGATGATGCCCAAGCTGAATTTCATGATTATCTGACGAGTTTTCAGCAAACCAATACGACACAATTAAGCGGACAAGCTCGAGAGACATTCGCTAAACACAAACAAGGCCATACTTTTCCGATACGGCTCGGCGTAGGTCATATCAATCTGTCAGAAGTGGGGTCTATGTTTGTTGGGTTTGTTACTGACATCTCTCAGCGATGGGCAATGGAAGAGCAGCTGCGTAAAAGTGAAGAAAAATTTAGTTCTCTTGTCAAAAACATTCCTGGCGCCAGTTTTCGTTGTTTGATCGATGCCAACTGGACAGCGATATTTGTTAGTGATGCCATTTATGATTTAACCGGTTGGCATCCTGATGATTTTTATAATAAACGAATCGAACTTGCCGACGTCATTCATCCAGATGACGTGGCAAAAACGAATCAAGCCGTTCAAGTTGCTCTGGACACAAAATCCAATTACAGCATTGAGTTTCGCTATAACCACCGCGATGGCAGAACACTGTGGGTCTTGGAACATGGCTCCATTATCTGGGAAAACGAGGAACCGGTCTGGATAGATGGTTTGATCCTCGATATCACCGATCGGGTGGAAATGGAGGATAATCTTCGAAAAGCCAAGGTGAAAGCGGAAATTTCTGCAGAAAGTAAAGCCCAATTTCTCGCCAACATGAGCCATGAAATTCGCACACCAATGAATGCTATCATTGGGTTTACCAATGTATTGATTGATGCTGATGATATGCCAGAAGGCAATCGAGGGCATCTGCAGACTATCAGCCAATCAGCCAGCTCTTTGTTGCATTTATTAAATGACATTTTGGATAGCGCCAAGCTTGAAAAAAACAAGCTTGAGTTAGATGAAACTACCTTTGATCTCACCCGTTTAGTCGATTCGGTTATCTCAACGCTATGGTTACAAGCAAAGCATAAAGGCTTGTATTTGAATTTTGAGCTCCCTGACAATATCCATACAGCCTACCGTGGCGATGAAAACCGTCTCCGACAAGTACTGATTAATATCATTGGTAACGCGATCAAATTCACCGAGCAGGGTGGCGTCAACTTATCGGTTTCCATTAATGCACAACAACATATTTGTTTCAGCATTGAAGATACCGGTATTGGTATGGACTCAGCGACGCTGGATAAGGTTTTTGAACCATTCTCACAAGCGGACGCCTCCATGAGTCGTCGTTTTGGCGGCACCGGTCTAGGGACCACCATTTCAAAACAACTTGTAGAGCTAATGGGCGGGAAGTTACAGGCAAGCAGTGAACCGGGTATTGGAAGTCGTTTTTACTTCGCTTTGCCGCTCAAGAAAACTCAGTTAGATCCTGGTAAAGTTGCCGAAAACCAGCTCATTCATTTGTTACCGAAAAGAGTTTTAATAGCGGACGATATTCAACAAAACCTGACTTTACTCACGCTCATTTTAGAACGTCAAAAACACATCGTTATTCAAGCAGAAAATGGCGAGCAAGCGTTAGATATATTCAAAAAATCGCAACCAGATATTATTTTGATGGACTTGCAAATGCCGGTCATGGATGGCTTTACTGCCACCAAGATGATTCGGATTTATGAGGCGGAAAATCAGCTTACGCCAACCCCTATTGTTGCTTTAACAGCAAGCGTTTTAAGCGAAGATAAAATTGAAGCAAAGCTAGCCGGCATGGATGGTTTTGCCCATAAACCAATTGATATACGTGCCCTCAATGTCGAAATGGCGCGTGTCTTGGGGCTTCTTGATGAAACAATAGAAACGGCTGAAGCACTGAACAAAAATAAAGTGACATCAACGCCGAACATTAACCTTGAGCACGGCACCGCTTTATGGGGCGATGAAGCAACGTATCTTCATGAAATAGGCCGTTTTTGGCAACAACACCATGATATTGTCGATACACTAACCACACTCTGTGAGACCAAAGACTGGTCTGCACTGCGGAGTACAGCGCATAAATTAAAAGGTCTGTCTGGTAACCTTGGACTGACCAAAATCTATCATTGTGCCGTTCAAATGGAACAATATATTGCGAAACAGAACTCTGAAAAAACACTGGCGGATATTGAGTCACTCCGAGTCGCGATGGGATTATTTCATGATGAAATGTCGTCACTCAGCCAAGCCATCAACCAATCACAAAACATGCCAAATTCAGTAGAAAGCCTTAATGCTGATGCGCTTCAGAATTTGTTGACGAGCCTGACGAAAATGGCCCAGCTTGGTGAGGTTGATGAGGAGCTAATTCAACAACTGGTCAAGGGCGTACCTGCTGATTTGCACCGTACGGCCTCCGCAGTGCAAACTGCATTGGATGATTTTGACTTTAACGGTGCTCAAGATCATTTAGCCGTTATCCAGGCTCGCCTTGCAAACGAGAGCTAG
- a CDS encoding DUF2927 domain-containing protein: MVTILLCLGPPPSFASHWQNPSFIQESFERIALQSEYNSAPQVLRRWEQPITYFIHHETGDKALHNQLTKIHLSQLASITGTTFLPAKTAESSKLQIYFTNEQNLGEDLKQKFELTGTQLTAIQHHNICLARISTAGNHIKHALVLIPVDRARANAKLLSCIVEELTQIMGLPNDDDRVFPSIFNDRSVDEFLTGLDYMLLKLLYHPSLRPGMSAKQVRSHVTKIMQTDEYQQWLNEADGQVRSSGLYPLLH, encoded by the coding sequence ATGGTCACGATACTGCTATGTCTTGGCCCTCCTCCCAGCTTCGCATCACATTGGCAAAACCCGTCATTTATTCAAGAGAGTTTTGAGCGTATTGCACTGCAAAGTGAATATAATTCAGCTCCCCAAGTGCTTCGTCGTTGGGAGCAACCTATCACCTACTTTATTCACCATGAGACAGGTGATAAAGCGCTGCACAACCAACTGACCAAAATTCATTTGTCACAACTTGCCAGTATTACCGGCACCACCTTCCTGCCTGCTAAAACAGCTGAATCATCAAAGTTGCAAATTTATTTTACTAATGAGCAAAATTTAGGTGAGGATTTAAAACAAAAATTTGAGCTGACTGGGACACAATTAACCGCTATTCAGCATCATAATATTTGCCTGGCACGTATCAGTACCGCAGGTAATCACATCAAGCATGCGCTGGTACTGATCCCGGTTGACCGTGCTCGTGCTAACGCTAAACTCTTAAGCTGTATTGTTGAAGAGCTCACACAGATCATGGGATTACCTAACGATGATGACCGCGTTTTCCCATCAATTTTTAATGATCGAAGTGTGGATGAGTTTTTGACTGGGCTGGATTACATGCTATTAAAACTACTTTACCACCCCAGTCTGCGGCCGGGCATGTCCGCAAAACAGGTACGGTCACATGTCACTAAAATTATGCAAACCGATGAATATCAGCAATGGTTGAATGAAGCGGATGGTCAGGTGAGATCTTCCGGGCTATATCCCTTGCTTCATTGA
- a CDS encoding response regulator, with amino-acid sequence MTLTNQATPRILVVDDEPTNLRVLRQILGDRYKLSFARSGKSAIELVEKEQPDLILLDIMMPEMTGLEVCQHLKSMTDYAHIPVIFVTALQDAVDEAQGFEIGAVDYIVKPVVPSTVLARVKTHISLVRADELHATHIDLIHRLGRAAEYKDNETGMHVQRMSHYAKVIALAYGFDDYAADELMMAAPMHDIGKIGIADRILLKPDKLTAEEFDEMKTHTLIGAEILANSRSRLIQLAHLIALTHHEKWDGSGYPNGLKGEEIPIESRIIAIADVFDALTSERPYKHAWPVEEALSYIKEQAGTHLDPDLPPLLEQNMTEILEIKTRLSD; translated from the coding sequence ATGACCCTAACTAATCAAGCTACCCCTCGTATTTTAGTTGTCGATGATGAGCCGACCAATCTCAGAGTATTACGTCAAATCTTGGGAGACCGCTACAAATTATCTTTCGCACGCTCGGGTAAAAGCGCGATTGAACTCGTTGAGAAAGAGCAGCCAGATCTAATTCTGCTCGATATTATGATGCCCGAAATGACCGGGCTGGAGGTCTGTCAACATCTCAAATCGATGACCGATTATGCTCATATACCTGTCATTTTTGTTACTGCGTTACAAGATGCCGTTGATGAAGCCCAAGGCTTTGAAATTGGTGCTGTAGATTACATTGTTAAGCCAGTGGTGCCTTCAACGGTATTGGCCAGAGTTAAAACCCACATCTCGTTAGTGCGAGCAGATGAACTTCATGCTACGCACATTGATTTGATTCATCGGCTTGGCCGCGCTGCAGAGTATAAAGATAATGAGACCGGCATGCATGTTCAGCGAATGAGTCATTATGCCAAGGTTATAGCTCTTGCGTATGGCTTTGATGACTATGCGGCTGATGAACTGATGATGGCCGCCCCGATGCATGATATTGGTAAAATCGGCATCGCTGATCGGATTCTGCTGAAACCTGATAAATTAACAGCCGAAGAATTTGATGAAATGAAAACGCACACGCTAATTGGTGCGGAAATCTTAGCCAACTCTCGATCAAGACTTATCCAATTGGCGCATTTAATTGCGCTAACACACCACGAAAAATGGGATGGTTCCGGTTATCCTAATGGTTTAAAAGGTGAAGAGATTCCGATTGAAAGCCGTATCATCGCGATTGCCGATGTTTTCGATGCGTTGACTAGTGAGCGCCCATACAAGCATGCCTGGCCGGTTGAAGAGGCCCTTTCCTATATTAAAGAACAAGCTGGTACGCATCTCGATCCAGATTTACCGCCACTTTTAGAGCAAAATATGACGGAAATTTTAGAAATCAAAACTCGGCTTTCCGATTAA
- a CDS encoding nuclear transport factor 2 family protein: MKKAPRDILDQWMQAVNGADVEGLLALYDANAVLIPTFSNSVANTPEKLRAYFEKLGSRPELSIALHDKTLIIQELENEVYVLGGIYNWRFAVDGEVLNFEARFSYVMDTSKTNPILHHHSSQIPRSL, translated from the coding sequence ATGAAAAAAGCACCACGCGATATTTTGGATCAATGGATGCAGGCTGTGAATGGAGCGGATGTCGAAGGATTACTCGCCCTATATGACGCTAATGCGGTACTAATTCCAACCTTTTCAAACAGTGTGGCCAATACACCTGAAAAACTGCGTGCTTATTTCGAAAAGTTGGGTAGCCGTCCGGAGTTAAGCATTGCGCTACATGACAAAACATTGATCATTCAAGAATTGGAAAATGAGGTGTATGTTTTGGGCGGTATTTATAACTGGCGTTTTGCGGTTGATGGCGAAGTTCTTAACTTTGAAGCTCGCTTTAGCTATGTGATGGATACTTCCAAAACAAATCCAATTTTGCATCATCATTCATCACAAATTCCGCGCTCGCTTTAA